A single Triticum dicoccoides isolate Atlit2015 ecotype Zavitan chromosome 2A, WEW_v2.0, whole genome shotgun sequence DNA region contains:
- the LOC119359465 gene encoding probable magnesium transporter NIPA2, whose protein sequence is MVMSLDNLRGFALATSSSAFIGSSFVIKKIGLKKAGDVGVRAGSGGYSYLYEPLWWIGMVTMILGEVANFAAYAFAPAILVTPLGALSIIFSAVLAHFILNERLHMFGVVGCALCVVGSVDIVLHAPMERRIDSVSEIWQLATEPGFIVYSCLAVALALVLMFWVVHHTEQRKMLAYVAICSLFGSLTVISVKAVAIALKLSFNGVNQFVYIQTWFFISVVIICCLVQLNYLNKALDSFNTAVVAPVYYVMFTILTILANMIMYKDWDSQNATQIASEVCGFVTIVAGTFLLHKTRDMGNTQPDSDSLRADCELQEHS, encoded by the exons ATGGTGATGTCTCTAGACAATTTAAGGGGCTTTGCATTAGCCACATCATCAAGTGCTTTTATTGGATCTAGCTTTGTGATCAAGAAGATTGGCCTGAAGAAAGCTGGGGACGTTGGGGTAAGAGCAG GTTCTGGAGGCTACTCATACTTGTATGAACCGTTATGGTGGATAGGAATGGTAACTA TGATTCTGGGCGAGGTGGCCAATTTTGCTGCATATGCATTTGCGCCAGCAATACTTGTTACTCCTCTGGGAGCATTGAGCATCATATTTAG CGCAGTGCTAGCACACTTCATTTTGAATGAGAGGTTGCATATGTTTGGCGTGGTTGGTTGTGCATTATGTGTTGTTGGTTCAGTTGATATAGTTTTGCATGCCCCGATGGAAAGAAGGATTGATTCAGTTAGCGAAATATGGCAACTCGCAACTGAACCAG GTTTCATAGTCTATTCTTGCTTGGCTGTAGCTCTTGCACTTGTTTTAATGTTCTGGGTTGTTCACCATACCGAGCAAAGAAAAATGCTCGCGTATGTTGCAATATGTTCACTATTTGGGTCTCTTACG GTTATCAGTGTTAAAGCAGTGGCCATTGCTTTAAAGCTCTCATTTAACGGAGTGAACCAATTTGTCTACATCCAAACATGGTTCTTTATTTCTGTTGTGATTATATGCTGTTTAGTGCAGCTGAATTATTTAAACAAG GCCTTGGATTCATTCAATACAGCTGTGGTCGCGCCTGTATATTATGTGATGTTCACCATTCTTACTATTCTTGCGAACATGATCATGTACAAG GACTGGGACTCTCAGAATGCAACACAGATAGCAAGTGAGGTGTGTGGGTTTGTGACGATTGTTGCGGGGACATTTCTTCTGCACAAGACCAGAGATATGGGGAACACACAACCTGACTCAGATTCTCTGAGAGCGGACTGTGAACTCCAGGAGCATAGCTAG